One region of Anaerolineales bacterium genomic DNA includes:
- a CDS encoding MBL fold metallo-hydrolase, with the protein MEIVWYGLSCFRLMERGMASVAIDPYDDSVGYGGLRLKADIVCVSHDAPGHNCVEAVKGEKRVITGPGEFEIGGVFITGISTRHTPDASGKKKKTESKDANTLYLMDFNGLTVAHLGDLDYIPTQQQIEALGAVAVALVPVGGGGGLNASQAAEVISLLEPSIVVPMHYRTPEVSLKLDTLQKFVKEMGLASPKLQESLKITRTELPEETHVVVLDHKRGA; encoded by the coding sequence ATGGAAATCGTGTGGTACGGCCTTTCCTGTTTCCGCCTGATGGAACGCGGCATGGCTTCGGTGGCGATCGATCCCTACGACGACAGCGTCGGATACGGGGGGTTGCGGCTGAAGGCGGACATCGTCTGCGTTTCGCACGACGCGCCGGGCCACAATTGCGTCGAGGCGGTGAAGGGCGAGAAACGAGTCATCACCGGGCCGGGCGAGTTCGAGATCGGCGGCGTTTTCATCACCGGCATCTCCACCCGGCACACGCCGGACGCCTCCGGGAAAAAGAAAAAAACCGAATCCAAAGACGCCAACACCCTCTACCTGATGGATTTCAACGGCCTGACGGTGGCCCACTTGGGCGATTTGGATTACATTCCCACCCAGCAGCAGATCGAGGCGCTGGGGGCGGTCGCCGTGGCCTTGGTGCCGGTCGGCGGCGGAGGCGGGTTAAACGCCTCGCAGGCGGCGGAGGTGATCAGCTTGCTCGAGCCGTCGATCGTCGTGCCGATGCATTACCGCACCCCTGAGGTCAGCCTGAAGCTGGATACGCTCCAAAAATTCGTCAAGGAAATGGGGCTGGCCTCTCCCAAACTCCAGGAATCGCTGAAGATCACCCGGACGGAGCTTCCGGAGGAAACCCACGTGGTGGTCTTGGATCACAAGCGAGGCGCATGA
- a CDS encoding VTT domain-containing protein — MTFGIDLIELIRTVGYIGIIAIIFAESGLFFGFFLPGDSLLLTAGLLAARGELNLWVLLLTLTPAAILGDNVGYWFGKKAGPPIFSRENSLLFRRKNLLAAKAFYEKHGGKTITIARFMPFIRTFAPIVAGAVEMEYRRFMLFNLVGALLWAVGVTLAGYFLGQSIPPEVLDKYFLIILAAVIFLSALPAMIHAWKEYRHEVWHKAVDIWNRLFVKRPEPTE; from the coding sequence ATGACCTTTGGCATCGACCTGATCGAGCTGATCCGCACCGTCGGATACATCGGCATCATCGCCATCATCTTCGCCGAATCCGGCTTGTTCTTCGGCTTCTTCCTGCCCGGCGACAGCCTGCTGCTCACCGCCGGACTCCTCGCCGCGCGCGGAGAACTCAACCTGTGGGTCCTGCTCCTGACTCTGACGCCTGCGGCGATTCTCGGCGACAACGTCGGCTACTGGTTCGGCAAGAAGGCCGGCCCGCCGATCTTCAGCCGGGAAAACTCGCTGCTCTTCCGGCGCAAGAACCTGCTGGCGGCCAAGGCGTTCTACGAAAAGCACGGCGGAAAGACGATCACCATCGCGCGCTTCATGCCCTTTATCCGCACCTTTGCGCCGATCGTCGCCGGCGCGGTGGAGATGGAATACCGCCGCTTCATGCTGTTCAACCTGGTGGGCGCGCTGTTGTGGGCGGTGGGGGTCACTCTGGCGGGTTATTTCCTCGGCCAGTCGATCCCGCCCGAGGTCCTGGACAAATACTTCTTGATCATCCTGGCCGCGGTGATTTTCCTCTCGGCGCTTCCGGCCATGATCCACGCCTGGAAAGAGTACCGCCACGAGGTTTGGCACAAAGCCGTGGATATTTGGAACCGCCTGTTCGTCAAGCGCCCGGAGCCCACGGAATAA
- a CDS encoding site-2 protease family protein — MNPSTDFDNLSQIVGRVMAVEETMLGGAKQNFVFRARGRLTLQSEAAFQQLARSVQPLGLTPLLREENGRQEILLIRLPARRGGGGLRTNLVLGLLTLASVIYTAAINSVPASAVPCETPATLAEALRYQWQLIVILTREGFTHLAAGLPFALSFLAVLASHEFGHYLAGRRNGTRVTLPFFIPLPLVSPFGTLGAVISMQEPPKNRNALAEIGIAGPLAGFLVALPFLFLGLSLSKVEALPTALGACQGFTLEGNSILYLLAKWAVFGRPLPAPAHFDVAPVLFYLRAFFTGFPFPMEGVDVIIHPLAFGAWAGLMITGLNLIPAGQLDGGHLLYVLLGKRTGAFLPVILFGLILLGWFWPGWFLWVVLVFIFGRTHAEPLDTITPLSRRHRALALTGLVLFFLVFTPIPLQVFGA, encoded by the coding sequence GTGAATCCATCGACCGATTTCGACAACCTCTCCCAAATCGTCGGCCGCGTGATGGCGGTGGAAGAAACAATGCTGGGGGGAGCCAAGCAAAACTTCGTCTTCCGCGCCCGCGGGCGGCTGACTCTCCAGAGCGAAGCGGCCTTCCAACAGCTCGCCCGCTCCGTCCAGCCGCTCGGTTTAACCCCCCTTCTGCGCGAGGAAAACGGGCGGCAGGAGATCCTCCTGATCCGGTTGCCCGCGCGCCGCGGCGGCGGCGGCCTGCGCACCAATCTGGTCCTCGGCCTGTTGACTCTCGCCAGCGTGATCTACACCGCGGCGATCAACTCGGTGCCCGCCTCCGCCGTGCCGTGCGAAACCCCGGCCACCCTCGCCGAGGCGTTGCGGTACCAGTGGCAGCTGATCGTGATCCTCACCCGCGAGGGCTTCACCCACCTCGCCGCCGGCCTGCCCTTCGCCCTGAGCTTCCTGGCCGTCCTGGCCTCGCACGAATTCGGCCACTACCTCGCCGGACGCCGCAACGGAACCCGCGTCACCCTGCCGTTCTTCATCCCGCTGCCGCTCGTTAGCCCGTTCGGAACGCTCGGCGCGGTGATCTCGATGCAGGAGCCGCCGAAGAACCGCAACGCGCTGGCGGAGATCGGCATCGCCGGGCCGCTGGCGGGCTTCCTGGTCGCCCTCCCCTTCCTCTTCCTCGGGTTGTCCCTCTCGAAGGTCGAAGCCCTGCCCACCGCTCTGGGAGCCTGCCAAGGATTCACCCTCGAGGGAAATTCGATTCTCTACCTGCTGGCCAAGTGGGCGGTGTTCGGCCGTCCGCTTCCGGCGCCCGCTCACTTCGACGTAGCGCCCGTGCTGTTCTACCTGCGGGCCTTTTTCACCGGCTTCCCCTTTCCGATGGAGGGGGTCGACGTGATCATCCACCCGCTGGCCTTCGGCGCCTGGGCGGGGTTGATGATCACCGGGCTGAACCTCATCCCGGCCGGCCAGCTCGACGGCGGCCATCTGCTCTACGTCCTGCTGGGGAAAAGGACCGGCGCCTTCCTGCCCGTCATCCTATTCGGGCTGATCCTGCTTGGGTGGTTCTGGCCCGGATGGTTCCTGTGGGTGGTGTTGGTCTTCATCTTCGGGCGGACTCATGCCGAGCCGCTCGATACCATCACCCCGCTGAGCCGCCGGCACCGCGCCCTGGCTTTGACCGGCTTGGTCCTCTTCTTTTTAGTCTTCACCCCCATCCCCCTGCAGGTGTTCGGTGCCTGA
- a CDS encoding zinc ribbon domain-containing protein has translation MPIYTYRCMECGVEFDQHQNFSDLPLTKCPECGKKSLRKVFSPAGIIFKGSGWYATDHRSPSGGVNLHKDKEKAEGASENKAGNAGAGGEKTPEAKAGSHGHSKS, from the coding sequence ATGCCCATCTACACCTACCGCTGCATGGAATGCGGCGTGGAATTCGACCAGCACCAAAATTTCTCCGATCTTCCGCTGACCAAATGCCCGGAATGCGGAAAGAAATCGCTGCGCAAGGTCTTCTCGCCGGCCGGCATTATTTTCAAGGGATCCGGCTGGTACGCCACCGACCACCGCTCGCCCTCCGGGGGAGTGAATTTGCACAAAGACAAGGAAAAAGCCGAAGGCGCTTCTGAAAATAAGGCCGGAAACGCAGGCGCCGGCGGGGAAAAAACCCCCGAAGCCAAAGCCGGCTCTCACGGCCATTCGAAATCGTAG